GAGGTTTTTGGGACAGGAGAGGATGAGGGTTCATAGTAATGCCGTATAAGTACTCCAAGTCTGTTTCATACATGGATTGAGTGCCAGTGATCAATTTATATGCAGGGCAAGGTGAATGACTTGATCATGGCTAAGCTCGAGAAGTTCCAGAATTTGCGGGAGGAATGCCATTTTTATTGGGCAGAGATCTTTCAAGTTTTATCGAGTCAAGTCTGAGGTTCGAAATACATGCCTGATCATGACTTCCTCTTTTTCTGCTGTTGGATAAAACCCGAACAGTTTAACCTGCAGCTTAGTGGTTATCAAAACAGGTTTCGGCACTGAGGCAGCTCACCCGGTAAGAACTCATAGATTTCTTTGACAAGCACATAAAATTCGGGTCACCAAAGAAGAAGATGCTTAGCACACGAGTCTATGGGAGCTCATACACTTCGGAATTTGCAGTAGAAAGGAGCGAAATAGTTGGACCCAATTTGAGGAGAATTGATGACACACTCAGCTTCAAAAGATCTTGACCTCTCTACGGGTGTTTCACGCCGAATACAAACCTCCAAGACCGCAGCATATAGTGGATGAGTAGAAATCGCAGCCCCGAGATTTCTATGTGACCCTCTTCTTTACAGGAGGAGCAACTCCGCCAAAAGGTTCCTGTATAGTGTCTTTTGTATAGTAGTTTGCTCCAAGCAAACTCGTGGCGCCAAATCCACGAAGCACGGTTCTAACACCGATGATAACTCTGGCATCACTTTTGAGTCGAGAAGATCTTGCTTATATTGACAGCTATGTTCTTTCCCCTGTAAAAGCAGTCCTGTCTTCTGTTTTGGCGACTAGCCGAAGTATGTTTATATGGACGGCTCGGCAGCTAGGCTTTAACAAGACATTGGTTCCTCCTGCCTAAGAGCTTCGAGATCGCGATAATGAGGTGAAGACTGTCGAGATAGCTTCGACATAATAAACACCAGATAGCAGCAACCAGCGCTGGACACCGATGGTCGATAGATGGTTGTTTGCCACATTCAGCCGGAGCTCACGCATTGCGATCAAATAGTATATTCAGCATTGGAATTTTTCGAGATACTCGAACTCGAAGGCTTCGGGAATAAGAATGTGCGAACTTTAGCTTCTCTGCAAAGAACGTGTAATCATTTTTTCGTCTCAACTTACATCAAGAATCATCCGTACATTAAAGAATCACGCTTTGgtccattctctctctctctctctatttcttaTCGGTTTTTTTTCCATTGCCTGCCGTTTCAAACGACGGAGCAGAAGATGATCTCGGAAACGTCGAttctcatcgaggccgggctGGGGCTGCAAGAACCGGACATCGCTGTTTTGCTGCCGCCGCTGCTATGCTGGAAGTCACTGTGTTGGGACAGGGAGTCGTCGGAGTTGGAGGGAGGGTGGTAGTAGAGGCGGGCGGTCTGCGGGCAGTGGGAGTGAAACCGGGCGGCTAGCCTCACCCCGACGTCCAACAGCTCCACGTACTTCCCCATTCGCTTCTTGTTCAGTTGATGCTCTGTCTCTCGCCGGAGATGTCTGCCGTCTCTTGGATTTTCAGACACGGTCaatggaagagagagagaagagagaactaaTTGCGatgggagaggagagaggaggGCGTTGGCATTATATAGGCCTCTGCGGAATATTGACTTTCCTCTgccccttccttccttccccaGTGAGGAAGTTTCCTGGTAACTCCGACCTTATTGCACTTTAATCCCTCTATGTTTGTTTCCAATTAATTGAGTGCTCAAATGCTGGGGatgttttcattttcaccCCAATCCTCTAGAAAGTCCCCCAATAATATTATGGTATGGTAAGTTCTGTGTTTTCACAATTGGAAACTGAGGATCGACAATCACTACctcattatattaaaaaaatattttttttaaaaaaaattattgtccTAACAAGAATCAAAAGTATTGAAAAGAATCGagaatcattattttatttctgtcatgatttttttataagaaaatatcgATTATATTCAGGGACTAATTCTGATCCATTAATGACTAAGTAAGAAAGTCATGACTCGTAGGCCTACTTTAAGTttgcgtttggtttttgagttggaTAAATTATCcaattcaacttgattttgtgcaATAATTACAAGTGTtgacatatatattgatatgaaaaaaaaaaatatatatatatatatatatgtatgtatatgtagatGAGAAATTTAGGGGCTAATTCTGATCCATTAATGACTAAGTAAGAAAGTCATGACTTGTAGGCCTACTTTAagcttgcgtttggtttttgagttggaTAAATTATCcaattcaacttgattttgtgcaATAATTACAAGTGTtgacatatatattgatatatgatatatatatatatatatatgtatgtttatgtagatgaaaaatttattattaaaaaattaattttaaaagtagttaggaaaaagtatgagtgagaaaatattattaaatgaaaattttaaaatgctTAGGAAAAATACGAGTGAGaatgtattattaaatgaaaaaaaaaataattatgattaaattattgaattttgggaataatagagttgaattgagtagAGTTTGATTATTATCCAAAAACTAAACAAAACATAATCTTTTACGGATTGAAAGTAGTTTTGTCATGTGTTATTACTTGTGGATAAATTGAGAGAAAACTGGGGCAACTATGGAAATATAAGGAAGCGGGGGTGTGTGACAGCCAAGGGCCAAATGGCAGCGGCTTTCGGTGAGGAGGTTAGGGTTTAACATGGTGGGGTCAGACTTTCCTTCTATAAGGTTGGCTTTCACGCTCTCTTTCCTTTCCCTTCCCCAGAGGTCCAAATAAGGAGTCAAACTCGCGCTCCTTACCATTACGCGGCCGTTGAAAGCCGCGTGACTCCAAAGACGCAGTCCATATTTTTCtacttttccttcttcttttttccataTAAGACGCATTCTCTTCTAGGGTTTACTTGCACGAGCTTGGAAGTTTTAAATTAAGTGGTCACAGGTCAAGGCTTCTGGATGCTACTGACTGAGTTATGAAGATATGGTAAGGAGTCCCTCAAACTTTGTTCTTTTAACCTCGTCCGGATGTACCGATAAATCGTGACCATAACTCGATATTAGCCCTCTTTAAGTGTTCGGTGGAAGCTCCGGTACTTCTCAATAGCCGGTTGGTATCAGTTGAACATAGATCCCTCGAGTCTATCAGAAAACTTTAATCCACATCTTGGCATCCCGACAGTCTGAAACAATGTGAAAGAGTCAGAGAGAGGTTGTCATGTCCGGACGAGAAAAGCATACAATtcttaatctatatatatacactcacACTATTATAAAGCCAGAATGGTTGTTGTCTGACGTTCACTTTCCCAAAAGCTccttacaaatatatatatctctaattaataaaagtcACATGATCAAGAGTATAATAGTAATTTTATCTGAATAACTACCACATTTCCtatattctctctctttcccccACATCTCCTCCTCATATTTTCTCTTCAACCGTcctaattaattgttttttgcacttcttttttaatttttatatataatatattttcaacTCAAATTTGCTAAGCCGATACTTGAACATTTTTCAAGagtaattttgttatttttcattatctatttttgttatttttcattatctaTTTTATGTTTCCGTGCGTAGCACGAGTCATCTctagtctatatatatatatataacaaaatccTGAGTTGAATTTTCATGCTGCCACATcattaaaaatgtaaaacaGAGCTCTCTCACATTGTCACATCATCACTTATGgatttaagaaattttttatattcttttatcattaattatgcagtataatatatagattatacgCAATATAATGCATATAGTCCAACATAATGTATACAAGAGAACAAAATATGCAATGGACTACTATcatcgatatatatatgtgcgccatatatattgtatagtGGAACTTAGACTATTATTTtctgaaataaaattttcattttattgcaatttttatattcattaCGAAATTTCCTTATTAATTTGTATAACTTTGGCATTATAGATACTGTACAGATTTATTCGATATACTAACACTAACATCCTCCATCAATTTTGTCAACTAGCAAGATTTCACTAGTATTCACTGGGCTTTGTCAAGTTTTCTCAATATCCAATTTCGTCAAATTCATGTATCGTTTTagaaaagtaatttatttagGATGTTATCTTTTTAATTGGATGTTACCTTGATAGATTTTGAAGTGGTACAATGGTTTATCTTATATTAAAAGAATTGAAACAGAAAGAAGTAaccaaattataaattttgatatgattttctttaataaaaagGTTTATTTTGCGTGGTTgactaaatatattattttattaatcgaaattaaattattaataatttattatttctaatGAAGTTAGGATTCATTGATGCATATAAGCATAAGAATATCTCAAATTGTTCGATTTCGAGCCTTACTTTGAGAAGAGGCTTTtacacaattaattaatattttcaaaataattacaCTACAATCAAAGTATCGTCCAATTAACAACTATCGCTTTTGCTTagtctatataaatatttttttgtaactTATTAATATCCATAAcatattcattcaattttaagtaaattttgTTTATGCATAATGCgtaaaattatttagattagttgcaacaaaaaattattcatttgCATCCGCGCATTACGTGGATCATCAACTAGTTTCAACAAAAGAATATATTAGCATGACTACGCAATTCTGATATTTGGGCCTATTAGCTCTCCACGAGGTGGGCTCTAGTTCTATAGTTCTGTTGCTGTTCTTGGGACGGCAGAATTAACAACCAAAGATCTGTCCTTTCACATCAGTACAAAGCTACCGAGTTTACCATGAGCCATCCTATTTAGCCTCTTAACATGATGCGTTCATAGTTCGGTCAAAACAGCGTAAGGAAAGAGATAAACATAACCAAgcaattaattcaatttcaaACACCCAATTTATATCAGCAACACCCGGAAATTCTTTCATCTATGGTAGAAACCTTGCAATCACAAAGAGATACTACTAATGTTGCATGTCTTTTGAACTGTACAAGTAATATATTTGCTCGTCATAGATGCAGTCCTAATATCCCTCGAGAACATACATCTTGGCAGAAAGTATGACATCATATATCGGAGATGGTAATACTTTATCACCGGATATcacaaaattcaattttagtAAAGAAAGTGCAGTGGAGCTGGGACCATATACTTGAACCACTGCAAGATTATACCTATGCTTCATGGACTTTGAAACCCGTGAACAACTAGATTAAGACAGTTGATCAAATTTGGCCAAAATGAGAGATATATGGCTTATGAACTTCTTAGCTTCTATCGATCCCTAGGACCAACACTTTGCTGGCATTCTGATATTTAGTTTCTCATCCAGTCTAGCTAGCCAGAAGAGGATCATTACTCCTTTTTGCTATCTACAGAAACAAAATCAGCGATAAGATCTATGCAACCGCAAGTGTTATTGACCGATAATTGGAGTCGGATACTGAAACTATGCGATGTGAATGGACTAAAGATATTAAATGGGCAAATTAGCAAGATCACCGTGTAAATATAGGGGTGGTGACGCCCTCCTCTCCCAGATCTCGTGACTTCCTCCCGCTTCAACAAGCTGTCGATCATGTAACCATAAGATTCATCATCTGAGCAATCAAATCAAATGAAGTACAGACGCAGTTAATTCGTAAGGTAACTCATCTTAACATCAGCTTGATTGGTCGCTCCCCTGCATCGATAAATCTCGAAGAATTGCTACTTTTGTGTTCCAATTACCTTTTCAATGCCCCGTTGGCAACAATTATAGCAGGAAGAGTTGAAAATCTTCTATTGTCTTTATGATGTCCAGAAAAGGTTTCTTCCAGGATAATATCAGTTTTAATTCTGACCTAATAAAGGGTTGCAATATCGGCTTGTCTAAAAAGCTATTCTTTATGCTGAATTTGCGGATGTTACGGGAATGAAATGGATCAGATAGGATGAATGCCGATTCTTTTAAAACCCAAGGTAGGATAAGCATCTGCTCATTGCAGTGTAATTAAGCATTTGCTTCTATCTATATAGATTAAACTATCTGCATGTAATAATTCCATAGGGACAGGTAAGGATCTCACATTCTGAGAGCTTTGCTGGTATCGGGGCTGTCACCTAGCACTTGGCGAATCTTCACTTCAGAGGCAGAACCATCGGCAAGGAACCTCAAAATGGCTTCAGCTCGGAGACGAATGTGAGCAGAGCCAACAGGCTTCTCAACTGTCTCCTCGCCGCGAGCCACGGCCTGCTTAGCCTTGCCTTTACGTACTTTCTGCGATGTCGCACTTGAACGCCCGCTGGAGCCACTTGATAAGCAGGAGATGGTCTTTGGTT
The sequence above is drawn from the Punica granatum isolate Tunisia-2019 chromosome 5, ASM765513v2, whole genome shotgun sequence genome and encodes:
- the LOC116207248 gene encoding uncharacterized protein LOC116207248 isoform X2, giving the protein MNLSSSFNLLIRFVVEVRVGRRLRLNKTWSYNHQKSKFNEAITKSVEFKPKTISCLSSGSSGRSSATSQKVRKGKAKQAVARGEETVEKPVGSAHIRLRAEAILRFLADGSASEVKIRQVLGDSPDTSKALRILLKREEVTRSGRGGRHHPYIYTIAKRSNDPLLAS